In Humulus lupulus chromosome 7, drHumLupu1.1, whole genome shotgun sequence, the following are encoded in one genomic region:
- the LOC133792380 gene encoding self-incompatibility protein S1-like, producing the protein MESMAIEKSNWLKILLLLLVVEFCMIINNNFVVDANLIIEDDQEVKVRVMNRLGYGESMIVHCQSNYNDLPSVVVEDGREMEWIVVGNNLLGVPLFHCDMKPKSSATWYSFDAYDPQRDLARCRTECRWMIPNNGALYGYDQRFARWVWFPYSLKS; encoded by the coding sequence ATGGAGAGCATGGCTATAGAAAAGTCAAATTGGTTAAAGATTTTGTTGTTGTTACTAGTGGTTGAGTTTTGCATGATCATTAATAATAACTTTGTGGTTGATGCAAATCTTATCATTGAAGATGATCAAGAAGTTAAAGTGCGAGTGATGAACCGTTTGGGATATGGGGAAAGCATGATTGTTCATTGCCAATCAAACTACAATGATCTGCCGAGTGTGGTGGTGGAAGATGGACGAGAAATGGAGTGGATTGTTGTTGGGAACAACTTGTTGGGTGTGCCTTTATTCCATTGTGATATGAAGCCAAAAAGCTCAGCTACTTGGTACTCTTTCGATGCTTATGACCCTCAAAGAGACCTGGCCAggtgtcgaactgagtgccgttggaTGATACCCAACAATGGGGCTTTGTATGGCTATGATCAACGGTTTGCAAGATGGGTTTGGTTTCCTTACTCCCTCAAGTCATGA